In Fluviispira sanaruensis, a genomic segment contains:
- the atpG gene encoding ATP synthase F1 subunit gamma produces MPANLKDLRNRIKSVKSTQQITKAMKLVSAAKFGRAQHNVVNARPYALSLAQLTAKLAGLVSGGSNHPLMNEVSSKVAAVLIISSERGLCGGYNSNVSKQAIRTIEALEAEGFKVTAICIGKKAFQTLNRRRRVVLKKKDDANYLSENDYVANASALISDSDLVSITTPFDKPTNAMATRLSEAFAKLYTEEKIGKFVIVYNKFQSAMSQIPTADTVLPLHVGPASVEAEPIFEPEIDELLEHVIPRYMTSRLFQTLLESVASEQGARMTAMDNATRNAKEMERKLQITYQRARQAAITNELIEIISGAEAL; encoded by the coding sequence ATGCCAGCAAATCTTAAGGACCTTCGCAATAGAATTAAAAGTGTTAAAAGCACTCAGCAAATTACAAAAGCAATGAAGCTTGTTTCTGCTGCTAAGTTTGGACGTGCACAACACAATGTTGTGAATGCTCGTCCTTACGCTCTTTCTCTTGCGCAGCTCACAGCAAAACTTGCAGGTTTAGTGAGTGGGGGTAGCAATCACCCGCTTATGAATGAAGTTTCTAGCAAGGTTGCTGCAGTGCTGATCATTTCTTCGGAAAGAGGTTTGTGCGGTGGATACAACTCGAACGTTTCTAAACAAGCTATAAGAACGATTGAAGCTCTTGAAGCCGAAGGGTTCAAAGTTACTGCTATTTGTATTGGAAAAAAGGCTTTTCAAACTTTAAACAGAAGAAGAAGAGTTGTCTTAAAAAAGAAAGACGATGCTAATTATCTTTCTGAAAATGATTATGTAGCAAACGCAAGTGCGCTCATATCGGATTCAGACTTAGTTTCTATTACAACTCCATTTGATAAGCCAACAAATGCGATGGCAACACGTTTGTCAGAAGCATTTGCTAAATTGTATACAGAAGAAAAAATAGGAAAGTTTGTTATTGTTTATAATAAGTTCCAGTCTGCAATGTCTCAAATTCCGACTGCTGATACTGTATTGCCTCTCCATGTTGGACCCGCTTCTGTTGAAGCGGAACCTATTTTTGAGCCAGAAATTGATGAGCTACTTGAGCACGTAATTCCTCGCTATATGACATCTAGACTGTTTCAAACACTTCTTGAGTCTGTCGCAAGTGAACAAGGCGCTCGAATGACTGCAATGGACAATGCAACTCGTAATGCGAAGGAAATGGAGCGTAAGCTACAAATTACTTACCAACGAGCTCGTCAAGCGGCAATTACAAACGAACTTATTGAAATTATCAGCGGTGCTGAGGCATTGTAA